In Cupriavidus basilensis, the following proteins share a genomic window:
- a CDS encoding branched-chain amino acid ABC transporter permease: MTHLSNTRKTLLLLGTGALLALPMVLSQSLVNASIQMLIAVLFAASFNLLSGQGGMLSFGHAAYFGIGSFATVHAMNAFGGNGLLPTPLLPLAGGAMGLVAGLAAGWFATKRTGVYFAMITLALAELLHSLAPHLKGWFGGEAGLSTMRMPAWGLAFGDSNQVYYLTLFWVLLSLALLYLFTLTPVGRLTLGLRENANRLRFLGYDTHRLGVLVFAVSAMFAGIAGALQALNMEAANYVVFESSASAAVVLNSYIGGVKIFLGPALGAAVMTFFGYAVSDLTRSWLLYQGIVFVLVMMFLPTGLAGLIKSFATHSKTYGLRALLPIALAFVIGTLLLAGGTVFTVEMLQRFFSQDYRSMAALNGGGWPAIALFGREWDPISPLTWLAPAALLVAGIATARLANGRWLHLKDTTAAIDAPATTATNVRRKPA; this comes from the coding sequence ATGACCCACCTCTCCAACACGCGGAAGACCTTGCTGCTGCTCGGCACAGGCGCACTGCTGGCGCTGCCGATGGTGCTGTCGCAATCGCTGGTCAACGCATCCATCCAGATGCTGATCGCGGTGCTGTTCGCGGCTTCGTTCAACCTGCTCAGCGGCCAGGGCGGCATGCTGTCGTTTGGCCATGCGGCGTACTTCGGCATCGGCAGCTTTGCCACCGTGCACGCCATGAACGCCTTCGGCGGCAACGGCCTGCTGCCCACGCCGCTGTTGCCGCTGGCCGGCGGCGCCATGGGCCTGGTTGCCGGCCTGGCCGCCGGCTGGTTCGCCACCAAGCGTACCGGCGTCTACTTCGCCATGATCACGCTGGCGCTGGCCGAACTGCTGCACTCGCTGGCGCCGCACCTGAAGGGCTGGTTCGGCGGCGAAGCAGGCCTGTCCACCATGCGCATGCCGGCATGGGGCCTCGCCTTCGGCGACAGCAACCAGGTCTACTACCTGACCCTGTTCTGGGTGCTGCTGTCGCTGGCGCTGCTGTACCTGTTCACGCTGACTCCGGTGGGCCGCCTGACGCTGGGCCTGCGGGAGAACGCCAACCGCCTGCGCTTTCTCGGCTATGACACGCACCGCCTCGGCGTGCTGGTGTTTGCCGTCTCGGCCATGTTCGCTGGCATCGCCGGCGCGCTGCAGGCACTCAACATGGAGGCGGCCAACTACGTCGTGTTCGAGTCATCCGCCTCCGCCGCGGTGGTGCTCAACAGCTATATCGGCGGCGTGAAGATCTTCCTCGGCCCGGCACTGGGCGCGGCGGTGATGACCTTCTTCGGCTATGCGGTATCGGACCTGACGCGCTCGTGGCTGCTGTACCAGGGCATCGTGTTCGTGCTGGTGATGATGTTCTTGCCGACGGGCCTCGCCGGGCTGATCAAGTCCTTCGCCACGCACAGCAAGACCTATGGCCTGCGTGCGCTGCTGCCGATAGCGCTGGCGTTCGTCATCGGCACGTTGCTGCTCGCAGGCGGCACGGTATTCACGGTGGAGATGCTGCAGCGCTTCTTCTCGCAAGACTACCGCTCCATGGCTGCCCTGAATGGTGGAGGCTGGCCCGCGATTGCGCTGTTTGGGCGCGAGTGGGATCCCATCTCGCCGCTGACCTGGCTGGCGCCCGCGGCGCTGCTGGTGGCCGGCATCGCCACGGCCCGCCTGGCCAACGGCCGCTGGCTGCACCTGAAGGACACCACCGCCGCCATCGACGCCCCCGCCACCACGGCCACCAACGTCCGGAGGAAACCGGCATGA
- a CDS encoding branched-chain amino acid ABC transporter permease, with amino-acid sequence MEYLVVSLLNGTIYGLLLFMVSAGLTLIFGMMGVLNFAHASFYMLGAYFAYALQGTIGFWPAIVVSPILVGLVGVAVERFFLRRVHHHGHAHELLLTFGLSFIIAELIKLFFGNFPVDYRIPASLDFAAFRLGVSSYPFYRVFMGGIAVAMFAVIYLLLTRTRVGIVVRSAIYKPRMAEALGHNVPLVFMGVFGIGAALAGLAGAVAGAFYTTNPNMALELGVMVFVVVVVGGLGSLEGAMLASLLIGLITSFSVGIDRSLADLLALAGAGAWAEEAAGLMTLKLSSLAGTIPFALMLLILLVRPSGLMGEKE; translated from the coding sequence ATGGAATACCTCGTCGTCTCATTGCTCAACGGCACCATCTACGGCCTGCTGCTGTTCATGGTCTCCGCTGGCCTGACCCTCATCTTCGGCATGATGGGCGTGCTCAACTTCGCCCATGCGTCGTTCTACATGCTGGGCGCCTACTTTGCCTATGCGCTGCAAGGCACGATCGGCTTCTGGCCGGCCATCGTGGTTTCGCCGATCCTGGTCGGACTGGTCGGGGTGGCGGTGGAGCGGTTCTTCCTGCGCCGCGTCCATCACCACGGCCACGCGCACGAACTGCTGCTGACCTTCGGCCTGTCCTTCATCATTGCCGAGCTGATCAAGCTGTTCTTCGGCAACTTCCCGGTGGATTACCGCATCCCGGCGTCGCTGGACTTCGCGGCCTTCCGCCTGGGCGTGTCCTCCTACCCCTTCTATCGCGTGTTCATGGGCGGCATCGCCGTGGCCATGTTCGCCGTGATCTACCTCCTGCTCACGCGCACCCGGGTCGGCATCGTGGTGCGCTCGGCGATCTACAAGCCGCGCATGGCCGAGGCGCTGGGCCACAACGTGCCGCTGGTCTTCATGGGCGTGTTCGGCATCGGCGCGGCGCTGGCGGGCCTGGCCGGCGCGGTGGCGGGCGCGTTCTACACCACCAACCCGAACATGGCGCTGGAACTCGGCGTGATGGTCTTCGTCGTGGTGGTAGTGGGCGGCCTGGGCTCGCTGGAGGGCGCCATGCTCGCCTCGCTGCTGATCGGGCTGATCACGTCGTTCTCGGTCGGCATCGATCGCAGCCTGGCCGACCTGCTGGCCCTGGCCGGGGCGGGCGCCTGGGCCGAGGAAGCCGCGGGGCTGATGACCCTGAAACTCTCCAGCCTGGCCGGGACGATCCCGTTCGCGCTGATGCTGCTGATCTTGCTGGTCCGTCCGTCGGGCTTGATGGGCGAGAAGGAGTAA
- a CDS encoding FadR/GntR family transcriptional regulator: MFHPEPRHLPDEIARRLIQAIQAGEFAVGDRLPSERLLCEQFSVSRAVVREALSQLKSEGLVAPKVGSGVFVTERSQRQAFRMQDVAIDEKDSLAMVMELLVTIEVAATRFAAMRRTPEDLKRIRRALIGMEYEIANDRLGDEEDFAFHQAIVEATHNPHFQALSEHLEHGARRVIRQARSNTKSHHADMVEAVQEEHKTIYDAIAAGDPERAAQAAETHLRNAAKRLNMYLKG; encoded by the coding sequence ATGTTCCACCCCGAGCCCAGACACCTGCCGGACGAAATCGCCAGGCGCCTGATCCAGGCGATCCAGGCGGGCGAGTTCGCCGTGGGCGACCGCCTGCCCAGCGAGCGCTTGCTGTGCGAGCAGTTCTCGGTCAGCCGCGCGGTGGTGCGCGAGGCCCTGTCGCAGCTCAAGTCCGAGGGGCTGGTTGCGCCCAAGGTGGGCAGCGGTGTGTTCGTGACCGAGCGCAGCCAGCGCCAGGCGTTTCGCATGCAGGATGTGGCCATCGACGAGAAAGACTCGCTGGCCATGGTGATGGAACTGCTGGTGACAATCGAAGTGGCGGCCACCAGGTTCGCGGCCATGCGCCGCACACCGGAAGACCTCAAGCGGATCCGGCGCGCGCTGATTGGCATGGAGTACGAGATCGCCAACGACAGGTTGGGCGATGAAGAGGACTTCGCCTTTCACCAGGCCATTGTCGAGGCGACGCACAACCCGCACTTCCAGGCCTTGAGCGAACACCTGGAGCACGGCGCGCGGCGCGTGATCCGGCAGGCGAGGAGCAATACCAAGAGCCATCACGCGGACATGGTCGAGGCCGTGCAGGAAGAGCACAAGACCATCTACGACGCGATCGCGGCGGGCGATCCCGAGCGCGCGGCGCAGGCGGCGGAAACCCACCTTCGCAACGCTGCCAAGCGGCTGAACATGTACCTCAAGGGGTGA
- a CDS encoding branched-chain amino acid ABC transporter substrate-binding protein, whose protein sequence is MSGSRITRPLFAAAALSVLAGTASAAPVKIALVETLSGPQASTGLMFRAAARYAIDKINATGGWNGEPLQLVEYDNQGGPAGAADKLKAAVADGAQIVMQGSSSAVSGQITEDVRKFNLRNPGKEILFMNVGGEAMELTGEKCHFYHFKFATNAQIRVKALVGAMKPLHALGTRVYSINQNYSWGIDMEKAIGDYAAAGGYTVVEKTLHDVNKVQDFSPYVAKIAAAKADSVITGNWSNDLLLLMKASKAAGLKTRFATVFLDQPGNIGNAADVALGHYVAHPFNAEAGGADSERFASDFKARQGHMPAYIEPQTVFAVQMLGEALKTVKPEGGKLNTSALAKALEAAKVGSPLGEMSMRAADHQVLLPMVVSVVAKDARFKVDGTDMGFKPVKTFSAAEAATPAQASCKMQRPS, encoded by the coding sequence ATGAGCGGTAGCCGCATTACCCGTCCTTTGTTCGCAGCCGCGGCACTCTCCGTGCTGGCGGGCACGGCATCGGCGGCGCCGGTGAAGATTGCGCTGGTCGAGACGCTGTCCGGCCCGCAGGCATCCACCGGCCTGATGTTCCGCGCAGCGGCGCGCTATGCGATCGACAAGATCAACGCCACCGGCGGCTGGAACGGCGAGCCGCTCCAACTGGTGGAGTACGACAACCAGGGCGGCCCCGCAGGCGCGGCGGACAAGCTGAAGGCGGCCGTTGCCGATGGCGCCCAGATCGTCATGCAAGGCTCGTCGTCGGCCGTGTCCGGCCAGATCACCGAGGACGTGCGCAAGTTCAACCTGCGCAATCCGGGCAAGGAAATCCTGTTCATGAACGTCGGCGGCGAGGCGATGGAGTTGACTGGCGAGAAGTGCCACTTCTACCATTTCAAGTTCGCCACCAATGCGCAGATCCGCGTCAAGGCGCTGGTCGGTGCGATGAAGCCGCTCCACGCGCTGGGCACCCGCGTGTACTCGATCAACCAGAATTACTCCTGGGGCATCGACATGGAAAAGGCCATCGGCGACTACGCCGCCGCCGGCGGCTACACGGTGGTGGAAAAGACGCTGCATGACGTCAACAAGGTGCAGGACTTCTCGCCTTACGTCGCCAAGATCGCTGCTGCCAAAGCAGACAGCGTGATCACCGGCAACTGGTCCAACGACCTGCTGCTGTTGATGAAGGCCAGCAAGGCGGCCGGCCTGAAGACGCGCTTCGCCACCGTGTTCCTCGACCAGCCGGGCAATATCGGCAACGCCGCCGACGTGGCCCTGGGCCACTATGTTGCCCACCCCTTCAATGCCGAGGCGGGTGGCGCCGACAGTGAGCGCTTTGCCAGCGACTTCAAGGCCAGGCAGGGCCATATGCCCGCCTACATCGAGCCACAGACGGTGTTCGCCGTGCAGATGCTGGGCGAGGCGCTCAAGACCGTGAAGCCGGAAGGCGGCAAGCTCAACACCAGCGCACTGGCCAAGGCGCTCGAAGCCGCCAAGGTCGGATCGCCGCTGGGCGAGATGAGCATGCGCGCCGCCGATCACCAGGTGCTGCTGCCGATGGTGGTATCCGTGGTCGCCAAGGACGCCAGGTTCAAGGTCGACGGCACCGACATGGGCTTCAAGCCGGTCAAGACCTTCTCCGCCGCCGAGGCCGCCACGCCGGCTCAGGCCAGCTGCAAGATGCAGCGCCCCAGCTGA